The following are from one region of the Vulpes vulpes isolate BD-2025 chromosome 14, VulVul3, whole genome shotgun sequence genome:
- the LKAAEAR1 gene encoding protein LKAAEAR1 isoform X3, protein MTRPSRTLAPPNPDADPALQDDGPAHPGTGPALLAAGSAHAAPPGTAPPRREGGAGLLVARQPRQQAPASRGCVRGWDPRKGSARGPEVSSRLSASSARGQKRNSLKPLDQRLLATAAAGVRARRHPAGAAPAAAAEAHADPRPPGPPGEEARGDHPGGESRGQHLPTLTAPPRGRRPHAPA, encoded by the exons ATGACCCGCCCCTCTCGGACACTGGCTCCGCCCAACCCGGACGCTGACCCCGCCCTCCAGGACGATGGCCCCGCCCACCCAGGCACTGGCCCCGCCCTCCTGGCCGCTGGCTCCGCCCACGCCGCGCCCCCAGGgacggccccgccccgccgggagggaggggcaggactCCTGGTTGCCAGGCAACCGCGTCAACAAGCCCCAGCGAGTCGGGGCTGCGTGCGGGGCTGGGACCCTAGAAAAGGGAGCGCACGGG GGCCAGAGGTCAGCTCCCGGCTCTCGGCGTCGTCGGCCCGTGGGCAGAAAAGGAATTCCCTGAAACCACTGGATCAGAGGCTCCTGGCGACCGCAG CAGCAGGAGTCCGCGCGCGCCGCCATCCGGCTGGAGCTGCTCCTGCCGCCGCAGCTGAAGCCCACGCGGATCCCCGACCCCCTGGACCGCCAGGAG AGGAGGCGCGTGGAGACCATCCTGGAGGAGAAAGCCGAGGGCAGCATCTTCCCACGCTGACCGCGCCCCCACGGGGCCGGCGCCCCCACGCTCCCGCATAA
- the LKAAEAR1 gene encoding protein LKAAEAR1 isoform X4: protein MPAPAAKGAGRGGPRGPREGTSSEERARRAPAAKPPGPGAAPSPEGRAAMPHPRAWGRPLEGPAVRQDLLLGVLKAAEARGRIRALRLRYIRLRAEAISLLIQQQESARAAIRLELLLPPQLKPTRIPDPLDRQERRRVETILEEKAEGSIFPR from the exons ATGCCGGCGCCAGCGGCCAAGGGGGCGGGACGCGGGGGCCCGCGGGGGCCCAGAGAAGGGACGTCCTCGGAGGAGCGCGCCAGGCGGGCGCCCGCGGCGAAGCCCCCCGGGCCGGGCGCGGCCCCATCGCCGGAGGGGCGGGCGGCCATGCCCCACCCGCGCGCCTGGGGGCGGCCCCTCGAGGGGCCCGCGGTGCGCCAGGACCTGCTGCTCGGCGTCCTCAAGGCGGCCGAGGCGCGAGGCCGGATCCGCGCCCTGCGGCTGCGCTACATCCGCCTGCGG GCCGAGGCCATCTCGCTCCTCATCCAGCAGCAGGAGTCCGCGCGCGCCGCCATCCGGCTGGAGCTGCTCCTGCCGCCGCAGCTGAAGCCCACGCGGATCCCCGACCCCCTGGACCGCCAGGAG AGGAGGCGCGTGGAGACCATCCTGGAGGAGAAAGCCGAGGGCAGCATCTTCCCACGCTGA
- the LKAAEAR1 gene encoding protein LKAAEAR1 isoform X5, translating into MPAPAAKGAGRGGPRGPREGTSSEERARRAPAAKPPGPGAAPSPEGRAAMPHPRAWGRPLEGPAVRQDLLLGVLKAAEARGRIRALRLRYIRLRQQESARAAIRLELLLPPQLKPTRIPDPLDRQERRRVETILEEKAEGSIFPR; encoded by the exons ATGCCGGCGCCAGCGGCCAAGGGGGCGGGACGCGGGGGCCCGCGGGGGCCCAGAGAAGGGACGTCCTCGGAGGAGCGCGCCAGGCGGGCGCCCGCGGCGAAGCCCCCCGGGCCGGGCGCGGCCCCATCGCCGGAGGGGCGGGCGGCCATGCCCCACCCGCGCGCCTGGGGGCGGCCCCTCGAGGGGCCCGCGGTGCGCCAGGACCTGCTGCTCGGCGTCCTCAAGGCGGCCGAGGCGCGAGGCCGGATCCGCGCCCTGCGGCTGCGCTACATCCGCCTGCGG CAGCAGGAGTCCGCGCGCGCCGCCATCCGGCTGGAGCTGCTCCTGCCGCCGCAGCTGAAGCCCACGCGGATCCCCGACCCCCTGGACCGCCAGGAG AGGAGGCGCGTGGAGACCATCCTGGAGGAGAAAGCCGAGGGCAGCATCTTCCCACGCTGA
- the LKAAEAR1 gene encoding protein LKAAEAR1 isoform X2: MPAPAAKGAGRGGPRGPREGTSSEERARRAPAAKPPGPGAAPSPEGRAAMPHPRAWGRPLEGPAVRQDLLLGVLKAAEARGRIRALRLRYIRLRQQESARAAIRLELLLPPQLKPTRIPDPLDRQEVRAGPGGAERGVPASARHPAPPFPPAEEARGDHPGGESRGQHLPTLTAPPRGRRPHAPA, translated from the exons ATGCCGGCGCCAGCGGCCAAGGGGGCGGGACGCGGGGGCCCGCGGGGGCCCAGAGAAGGGACGTCCTCGGAGGAGCGCGCCAGGCGGGCGCCCGCGGCGAAGCCCCCCGGGCCGGGCGCGGCCCCATCGCCGGAGGGGCGGGCGGCCATGCCCCACCCGCGCGCCTGGGGGCGGCCCCTCGAGGGGCCCGCGGTGCGCCAGGACCTGCTGCTCGGCGTCCTCAAGGCGGCCGAGGCGCGAGGCCGGATCCGCGCCCTGCGGCTGCGCTACATCCGCCTGCGG CAGCAGGAGTCCGCGCGCGCCGCCATCCGGCTGGAGCTGCTCCTGCCGCCGCAGCTGAAGCCCACGCGGATCCCCGACCCCCTGGACCGCCAGGAGGTGCGCGCAGGCCCGGGCGGGGCGGAGAGGGGGGTCCCCGCCTCCGCCCGTCATCCGGCCCCGCCCTTCCCACCCGCAGAGGAGGCGCGTGGAGACCATCCTGGAGGAGAAAGCCGAGGGCAGCATCTTCCCACGCTGACCGCGCCCCCACGGGGCCGGCGCCCCCACGCTCCCGCATAA
- the LKAAEAR1 gene encoding protein LKAAEAR1 isoform X1: MPAPAAKGAGRGGPRGPREGTSSEERARRAPAAKPPGPGAAPSPEGRAAMPHPRAWGRPLEGPAVRQDLLLGVLKAAEARGRIRALRLRYIRLRAEAISLLIQQQESARAAIRLELLLPPQLKPTRIPDPLDRQEVRAGPGGAERGVPASARHPAPPFPPAEEARGDHPGGESRGQHLPTLTAPPRGRRPHAPA; encoded by the exons ATGCCGGCGCCAGCGGCCAAGGGGGCGGGACGCGGGGGCCCGCGGGGGCCCAGAGAAGGGACGTCCTCGGAGGAGCGCGCCAGGCGGGCGCCCGCGGCGAAGCCCCCCGGGCCGGGCGCGGCCCCATCGCCGGAGGGGCGGGCGGCCATGCCCCACCCGCGCGCCTGGGGGCGGCCCCTCGAGGGGCCCGCGGTGCGCCAGGACCTGCTGCTCGGCGTCCTCAAGGCGGCCGAGGCGCGAGGCCGGATCCGCGCCCTGCGGCTGCGCTACATCCGCCTGCGG GCCGAGGCCATCTCGCTCCTCATCCAGCAGCAGGAGTCCGCGCGCGCCGCCATCCGGCTGGAGCTGCTCCTGCCGCCGCAGCTGAAGCCCACGCGGATCCCCGACCCCCTGGACCGCCAGGAGGTGCGCGCAGGCCCGGGCGGGGCGGAGAGGGGGGTCCCCGCCTCCGCCCGTCATCCGGCCCCGCCCTTCCCACCCGCAGAGGAGGCGCGTGGAGACCATCCTGGAGGAGAAAGCCGAGGGCAGCATCTTCCCACGCTGACCGCGCCCCCACGGGGCCGGCGCCCCCACGCTCCCGCATAA